From the genome of Monomorium pharaonis isolate MP-MQ-018 chromosome 1, ASM1337386v2, whole genome shotgun sequence:
tattcctctcattatgcatgagcccatataatgtgaacatactgtagacatattgtgaatatactgaagatatactttagacatacgtataacattcttaagatatattcggtatattctcataaactgccagcgaaattctatgggataaggcaacgcggacatagtacgttatgagtatatactcgccatatcacagacgtatctctaatattatacgaatattgcaatatactttcgcaatatcctattatcgttctcataatctacatgtgctgtctgggaacgttttagaaatattttttcctactAATTATCCTaacttaaaaactattttaattaataaacgggGAAGAGGAAATATAAACGGGtaatggaaatataaaaaatacacacataaaaaattattttttattgctagaCCACCAGTTAAACAGTTTAAATACATTCTGTAAAGCGCAATTGTTCACATGATTCCGACAACGTAAGGTGTACGTAATGTCCAACTTGTTTAGAGGTTTTATGTCTTCGTAATGCACCTCGATATTTTCGACATTAGCTTCCTCTTTCGCCTCGTCCAGGAGTAAGTCCTGCagccattctcgtttctcgcATCCCTTTACGTACACGATAATTTCATCATTGGTTGCAGTTGTACCCATCACGGCctttgtaattaaatctctagCCATGCTGTGCGGAATCAATCCATTCTCCCATGATATTCCGTGATGATTCACTTTCAACCACACCACCTGACGTTTTTCTGCCTTGGTAAGGTATTCCCATGGATAGGTGGGTGTAAACATGTAGTGGGTGAGTTCAAATCCATCTTTGAGAGAGGCAAATTTCTTAACGATAAATTCTCCACCAACGATGAAACCTTGCAGATCCACGAACGTTGGTACAGACATGACAGCTGTCGTTGAGAATACTGTGATCCGTCTCGAcgcgttataaatttttatatcatcttGATATTGTTTTGGAGAAAAAGTGGCGCCGCACTTAGGTAATTTTGCGCACAACGTTGGTCAACGGGTTGTACTGAATCACACGATCGTGTATAATGAGACAGTACGCGGTAGTGTTCGCGGACACGTTTTCTCTGCATTCAAATTCTAAGCGTACGTCCACGGTTGCGCTCTTGATCGATTCGTTTTGTCGAGAGCAATCGATAATCACGAATGGACCATTATGTCAAAACATGGTGACGGATTGATTCGGTTCGAGATAATCATATCCGTAatagtttttacagaaatgtGCGTACGTGTCGTACAGAATCgaccatttatttttatcaaaatctaGATTCAAATCATCGTACGGATAACATTCCGAGTTTAAATAGAGTTTTGCGTTGATTAATTTGCAATGATCGAATCGACTCATGTTTTCAGACATGTTATTCTTCCGACCAGCCTGCAGAGCGAAAACAACGTATCGAGGCTTCTCGAGTTGAGTAGCGGTCTTGATGGCCGACGAATGTTTGGTTGTGCTTTGCAATAAAGGATACTCATATAGATCCCAAGAACGAAATGCCATGCTGAGGTATCGCCCGCTTTCCAGAGCACGCAGCATCGACAGTTTATTTATCTCGTTCAGTAACACAATGTGGCATTCGCCACTGAACTTTGAGTAATTCAATCTTCGGCTCCAATTCTGAACTTCCCATCAGACAATTGTTATCGTTATGCGCGCGTATTAAAATCAGCTCATGGCGAGCGTTGATCACCACGCGTCTGTAATCTTCACAAAATCCCAACAGCATGTTGAGCGgtacgcaaaaattaaagtatccgTTCGGAGGATTCCACGGATCCCAGCCGGCGTTTCTCGCGATTACGCTTCTGGCAGCTGACATAGTTACATAGTTCTTGAGGGTGCTGGTTATTCCGACGTTTCTGTTTCGATCAATCTCCACACCGTCGAGCTCGTATCGAATCTCATCGAACATGAACGCGATGCAATTATTTGCCAATGTCACATCAGATCCCGCAACtggtttctttattataagttttccttcaatgtataaaaaactttcGTACGGTAACGTGTAAAGATTCTGCTGTTGTATAGGAATTCTTATCTCATCGTTGTATTCAAACGTCGTGTTGGCGAACGGATTGTACGTGTGAGTCTCGATCTTGACGATGCGATCGTCAAAGATCGGCTCGTCctcgatatttaaaatatccgtCATTGTCGCACAGCAAATCCCAGAGATTGTAGATATTCAACGTTCGACGCGGTGAGCCTCTTTTTCTTGGAACAGTCGGATGATCGAATATTATCGAATGTCGTCGCAAAAGTATCTGATGACTGCTGTAACGTTGGTGTTTTCGTCGtaaagatgtttatttttctagCGCGTTCCGACGCGTTTAGtacgagcatctcacgttcGCGTTATCGTTGCAGCCGTCGTCGCACATGCAATCTGACGGTAATTTCTTCTCCTCGAAAATCGAGCAATCGTCCGTTCTGGTCAACCACGCGTATCGTCAGATTCGTAACGCTCCGCACGATGATCGGCAGGTAAATGATCTGCGACGGCCTTTCCGAGATCTTATATCCAGGTGGCACGTTCGGTGAAAACTCGTGTATCGCGTGCACGCTTTTGTCGTTGCTGTACGCGCCCGCGGTCACGTTGCACTCTACGCGGATAATGTTTACGTTCATTATGTTGATCGACACGTCTGACTCATGCCATATTCGCGGTTCTAGTATACGCTTCGATGTGAATCCCAGGAGCGAGCCGATGTTGTTTGGTttgccaaaatttattttgtgtacGCATCTGATCTCACATCTCATCGTATTATAATTTGCGCGGATCGTTATTGGATCTTTATCCCCGCCATTACTACCTTCAGTCGTGACGTCACGTCGCGGACGTATTTGCGAAATCTCGCGTTTCAAAAACTCGTTAATGGCATGCAACTCGTACGATCCCTCGGGAATCGTAATCTCCGCGTTGTCTTTgccaaagtaaaatttattgtttgaagCATTCACGTTCGGTATCGTGTTATATGTTTCAAAGATCGCTAAACCGAGCTCGTAATCGTCGTCGCTCAAATCTATAGCCGGAGAGTAGCTTGCCGCGAGAATGCTGCTCTTACCGCTCAGCGTAAGTGTCAGCGACATGTTTGAACGAATACTGAGATTAAACAGCGCAACGTCGGTCTTTAAATCGAGTGTAAAAATAGCAAACAAAGTTGTCCGCAATTCCTTTGATCGTAAGTTTGATACGACGTTCGATTGTACTCTATCTTTGTCACATTGTCCCCAAAATATCGTACGAGTTCTCTGGGTGGTCGCAGATTGCCGAAACTGTCGAAATACGCTACGTGATTTCTCCTCTTTGCGTACGCTACCCAGTGAGTACCGGGACCCTCCGCATCGTCCAGATTTACGATACCGCTCTCGTTTTGACGCGCACCGCTCGTCGGTAGCGCGTTACGCATAAACACTTCTCTGAAATACGGGATACACAATCGTTTTGCCAATTGAAGTAGTTGCATGTTCGTCGTCACACCCGCGGGTATTCTTAACGCCtctttgacatattttttcgtTTCGCTTTTACACCTTTTCCGTACTTGTACGGGGCGAAGTACAGCCCTCGTCCGCCTCTGTACGGGGCGAGATACACTCCGCGCCCTTCCATCGCGCGATTGTGACGTTGCAGCTCCTCGAGCTGACGTCGCGTAGCTTTGCTGTCGTTTACCACCTTTGTCACACCGGCCGCGCCGCCGATCAATGATCCTAGCGCGCCCAACATCGGTAAAATTGGTAACATGCCGCCTTGTCTGGCTGTCGGaagtatacgtttttttttcgttaccttttttttcttcttcatacCCATACCTATCTTTGTCTTGGCTTTCATGGCTGCCCAGACGGCAGCAGCGGCTGCTCTTTCTCCAAGAGCCGAGTCTTTCGCGATTACGCGTTTTCGTGCTTTCGCAGCGAGTATCTCGTCCGCCGCGTGTCTGTCGGCAAGCTCGTTGCTCCGAGAATacgcaatgtcgtgttcgcgGCACGCCGCGTCCAGCGGATTTATACCTCTATCGCCTTTAGCTAATCGTTTTTCTAAGTGGGTTCCCGGTCCGCAAAATTGATAACCGGGGATATGTAGCTCGAAGGGAAGCGCGTTTATCACGCGATTCAAAAGATGACCGCAAcccttttttatctttgcgACAGCTGGCATTCGCTTTCTTGATCAACGGCGCGGGTCCGTCGATGTGCGTTTGCTGCCACGGCTGATTATAATGTTCGTTGCAGCGACGATATTGCTGAACTTCGAAATCAACCTTTATATATTCCGGAAGCTTGTCCCACACGTGTTCGATATAGTTGCCGCACTCGCGTAACAGAACGATCTTTGGTACGAATTGTAACTGCTCAGCactcaaatttataatatcagaGGGATGTGACAGTATGAGATACATGTTTGCTACTGAGCGATGTGCGATTTTGCATGCCTATAAATAGTTTCGCGAGGTTTTTGTTGcctagtaattttttattacttgctCTAAAAAACAGTGCGAGtactattatgaaaaatagttttcaagCCACGAGTGAATCGTCAAAGGGTGATAGTTTACTTGAGCATCGATGATAAGCTCAAGTGGCATCTCCACAGCGTGGGGATAAGTACCAAAATCATAAACAATGCCTTCGAAGCCGGACTGCACCGTCAGTTTGACTTCAAACTGTGAAGCATTCGCTCTTCGccgaaaaaatttgaaaagtagttcagaaaaaagttaaaaagtgcAAGTAAAATGGCAGCGTTCGGTCCGCATAACACCGTTCGAAtagtaagttttttttatactacctattcttatgttattttatattaacttatattaatttatattaatattttttaa
Proteins encoded in this window:
- the LOC118646503 gene encoding uncharacterized protein LOC118646503, yielding MTDILNIEDEPIFDDRIVKIETHTYNPFANTTFEYNDEIRIPIQQQNLYTLPYESFLYIEGKLIIKKPVAGSDVTLANNCIAFMFDEIRYELDGVEIDRNRNVGITSTLKNYVTMSAARSVIARNAGWDPWNPPNGYFNFCVPLNMLLGFCEDYRRVVINARHELILIRAHNDNNCLMGSSELEPKIELLKVQWRMPHCVTERDK